One Scomber scombrus chromosome 1, fScoSco1.1, whole genome shotgun sequence DNA segment encodes these proteins:
- the LOC133982152 gene encoding tropomyosin alpha-1 chain-like isoform X1, with translation MDAIKKKMQMLKLDKETALDRAEQAESDKKAAEDRSKQLEDDLVALQKKLKGTEDELDKYSESLKDAQEKLELAEKKATDAESDVASLNRRIQLVEEELDRAQERLATALTKLEEAEKAADESERGMKVIENRAMKDEEKMELQEIQLKEAKHIAEEADRKYEEVARKLVIIESDLERTEERAELSESKCSELEEELKTVQNNLKSLEAQAEKYSQKEDKYEEEIKVLTDKLKEAETRAEFAERSVAKLEKTIDDLEDKLTRTKEENLRVKQMLDQTLTDLCNL, from the exons ATGGATGCcatcaagaagaagatgcaGATGCTCAAGCTCGACAAGGAGACCGCCTTGGACAGAGCTGAGCAGGCCGAGTCAGACAAGAAGGCAGCCGAGGACAGGAGCAAACAG CTTGAGGATGACCTGGTGGCACTGCAGAAGAAGCTGAAGGGAACTGAGGATGAGTTGGACAAGTACTCTGAATCCCTGAAGGATGCCCAGGAGAAACTGGAGCTTGCTGAGAAGAAAGCCACAGAT GCTGAGAGCGATGTAGCTTCCCTGAACAGACGTATCCAGCTGGTTGAGGAGGAGTTGGACCGTGCTCAGGAACGTCTGGCCACAGCTCTGACCAAGCTGGAGGAGGCTGAGAAGGCTGCTGATGAGAGCGAGAG AGGCATGAAGGTTATTGAGAACAGAGCGATGAAGGATGAGGAGAAGATGGAGCTTCAGGAGATCCAGCTGAAGGAGGCCAAACACATTGCTGAGGAGGCTGACCGCAAATACGAAGAG GTGGCCCGTAAGCTGGTGATCATTGAGAGTGATCTGGAACGTACAGAGGAACGTGCTGAGCTGTCTGAGAG CAAATGCTCTGAGCTTGAGGAGGAGCTGAAAACCGTGCAGAACAACCTGAAGTCTCTGGAGGCTCAGGCAGAGAAG TATTCACAGAAGGAGGACAAGTACGAGGAGGAGATCAAGGTTCTTACAGACAAGCTGAAGGAG GCTGAGACTCGTGCTGAGTTTGCTGAGAGATCAGTCGCCAAGCTTGAGAAGACTATTGATGACTTGGAGG
- the LOC133982152 gene encoding tropomyosin alpha-1 chain-like isoform X2: MDAIKKKMQMLKLDKETALDRAEQAESDKKAAEDRSKQLEDDLVALQKKLKGTEDELDKYSESLKDAQEKLELAEKKATDAESDVASLNRRIQLVEEELDRAQERLATALTKLEEAEKAADESERGMKVIENRAMKDEEKMELQEIQLKEAKHIAEEADRKYEEVARKLVIIESDLERTEERAELSESKCSELEEELKTVQNNLKSLEAQAEKYSQKEDKYEEEIKVLTDKLKEAETRAEFAERSVAKLEKTIDDLEDELYAQKLKYKAISEELDHALNDMTSM; this comes from the exons ATGGATGCcatcaagaagaagatgcaGATGCTCAAGCTCGACAAGGAGACCGCCTTGGACAGAGCTGAGCAGGCCGAGTCAGACAAGAAGGCAGCCGAGGACAGGAGCAAACAG CTTGAGGATGACCTGGTGGCACTGCAGAAGAAGCTGAAGGGAACTGAGGATGAGTTGGACAAGTACTCTGAATCCCTGAAGGATGCCCAGGAGAAACTGGAGCTTGCTGAGAAGAAAGCCACAGAT GCTGAGAGCGATGTAGCTTCCCTGAACAGACGTATCCAGCTGGTTGAGGAGGAGTTGGACCGTGCTCAGGAACGTCTGGCCACAGCTCTGACCAAGCTGGAGGAGGCTGAGAAGGCTGCTGATGAGAGCGAGAG AGGCATGAAGGTTATTGAGAACAGAGCGATGAAGGATGAGGAGAAGATGGAGCTTCAGGAGATCCAGCTGAAGGAGGCCAAACACATTGCTGAGGAGGCTGACCGCAAATACGAAGAG GTGGCCCGTAAGCTGGTGATCATTGAGAGTGATCTGGAACGTACAGAGGAACGTGCTGAGCTGTCTGAGAG CAAATGCTCTGAGCTTGAGGAGGAGCTGAAAACCGTGCAGAACAACCTGAAGTCTCTGGAGGCTCAGGCAGAGAAG TATTCACAGAAGGAGGACAAGTACGAGGAGGAGATCAAGGTTCTTACAGACAAGCTGAAGGAG GCTGAGACTCGTGCTGAGTTTGCTGAGAGATCAGTCGCCAAGCTTGAGAAGACTATTGATGACTTGGAGG